The following proteins are encoded in a genomic region of Scylla paramamosain isolate STU-SP2022 chromosome 40, ASM3559412v1, whole genome shotgun sequence:
- the LOC135092512 gene encoding uncharacterized protein LOC135092512: MAAAGAAPTQPLLAQDDLRAYAYEGDDSPSACLSAAALGIPSEAQEEEEEIPKSLVPEYREVLDLLKHLPDAVSSLGAPQGEPEDAASLQQGAEGGSGKDGEGKGKGE, encoded by the exons ATGGCGGCGGCAGGAGCGGCGCCCACGCAGCCTCTATTAGCGCAGGATGATTTAAGGGCATATGCGTATGAGGGTGATGACTCTCCCtccgcctgcctgtctgccgcGGCGCTag GAATCCCGTCGGAggcacaagaggaagaggaggagatccCAAAGTCACTGGTGCCTGAATATAGGGAAGTACTGGACCTCTTGAAACATCTGCCTGACGCCGTGAGTTCCCTTGGGGCGCCCCAGGGGGAGCCGGAGGACGCCGCAAGCCTGCAGCagggggcggagggagggagtgggaaggatggtgaagggaaggggaagggggagtga